DNA sequence from the Lycium barbarum isolate Lr01 chromosome 5, ASM1917538v2, whole genome shotgun sequence genome:
TAGTTCCTCCATTAAATCGATTTTTACTGCTATAGCTTCTTCATTTGACTCTTCTATGGCGTATTGGAATCTTAGGCTCGGCTCCCCGACTTCAATGGGGATCAGAGCCTCCGCTCCATATACCAAGAAAAATGGCGTTTCATCGGTACTTGACTTCGAGGTTGTTTTGTAGGCCCAGAGTACTTCCGGCAAGATTTCTTTCCACCTGCCTTTGGATTCATCCAACCGTTTCCTCAAGTTTTGAATGATAGTCTTGATCGTCGATTCTACCTGCCCGTTCGCACTGGGATGATACGGAGTGGACATTATCTTTTTGAGTTATTGACTTTGTTACCTATGAATTGTCGACCATTGTCACATGTGATCTCGGTCAGGATGCCGAACCGAcatatgatgtgatcccatatgaagttgatAACCTCTTTTTCCAATACCTTTTCGAAGGCCTGTTAAAAAAatgtcagtcataaacaaaatgaaacaagCCTTAACTGGTGCCCAAGGTAAAgggccaacaatgtccattccctatttcatgaatggccatctGGACAATATCGGATGAAGAAATTCTCTCGGCTGATGGATCATAGGGGCGTGCCTTTGACACCGATCACATTTTTGAATGAATGTTTTCATGTCTTCATCCATATGATCCCAGTAGTAACCGGCTCGAATCAACCTTTGAACTAATGACTCAGCCTTGAAATGATTACCACAAGTTCCTTTATGGGCTTCGCGCATTGCGTAATCCGTCTCTCCGGGCCTCAAACACCTGGCTAAAGGACCATAAAATGAACGCCGATATAATTTTCCTTCGATCAAGTTGTATCTTGCCACCTTGGTCCTAAGAGATCGTGACTCTTTAGGGTCCACTGGTAATTTTCCCTCCGCCAGATAGTCTATGAACTTGTTTCGCCAGTCCCAAGTTAAACTTGCCATGTTAACTTCGGCGTGGCTGCTTTTGATGGCGGAGTTCATTTAATTAGACCACAGTCCCCGAGTTAAATTCCTCTATTTTGACCGAGGAGCCCAGGTGTGCCAATGCTTCTGGCTCGGTGTTTTATTCCCTCAGCACATACTGTATAGTCCATTCTTTGAATCGGTGTAAAACTACCTGTATATTTTCCAAGTATTTTTGCATCCGATCATCTTTCACATCGAAAACCCCGTTTACTTGATTCACAACCAAGAGTGAGTTGCATTTTTCTTCGACGACTTCGGCCCCCAAACTCCTAGCCAGCTCCAAAcctacaatcatagcctcatactcggcttcattgttagtcaattttaaagTTCTTATGGACTGCCGAATGATCTCCCGCGCAGGGGCCTTAAGTACAATCCCAAGCCAAGTCCCTTTCACGTTGGTAGCTCCATCCGTGTGTAGGGTCCAAATCTCTGAAGTTTTACCCGAGGTTAAAAGAAGTTCTTTCTCTACCTCGGGCACCATCGCGGGGGTAAGATCCGCTAGGAAGTCTGCCAAAATCTGAGACTTTATAGCCATTCGGGGCTTATATTCGATGTCATATCCGCTGATTTCGACTGCCCATTTTGCCAACCTACCGGATAATCTTGGTTTATGAATAACATGTTTTAATGGGTATGTCATTACTACGCATataggatgacattgaaagtaaggctttAACTTTCTAGATGCACTTAATAGAGCTAAGGCCAATTTTTCTAGGTGGGGGCAGTGTTTCTCCGcgtcccccaaagttctactaaGATAATAAATCAAAAATTGCGTACCTTCTTTTTCTCAGACCAGGACTCCACTTACCGCGATTTCGGACACTACTAGATATAAGTACAACTACTCGTCTGCCTTCGGGGTATACAACAGAGGCGGGCTCGATAAATACCTATTCAATTTTTCTAGGGCCAACTGACACTCATGTGTCCATATgaagtcatttttctttttgAGCAACGAGAAAAATCGGCGGCTTTTATCTGAAGACCGAGAAATGAATCTGTTTAAGGCCGCGATCCTTCCTGTCAATCTCTGCACTCCTTTTACATTCTCGACTACCCTGATATCCTCAATGCCTTGATCTTATCTGGGTTGATTTTGACTCCTCGATTTGACACCATAAAACCCAAGAACTTACCCGAACCTACTCTGAAGGCGCACTTCTTCGAGTTCATCTTCATGTTGTACTTGTGTAGTATGTCAAAGGTCTCCTCCAAATGCTTCATATGGTCGTCTGTTTCCAGGGTCTTAACTagcatatcatcaatataaacttccattttttTACCTACTTTTTTTCAAACATTTTTTTACTAGGCGTTGATAAGTAGCACCGGTATTTTTTAACCCGAACAGCATAAACGTTGTAACAGTAAGTTCCGTACTTGGTTATAAAATAAGTCTTTTCCTAATCTTCCGGGTTCATTTGaatctggttgtacccggagtaagcgtcaaGAAGGCTTAATATCGCGTGGCCAGCCATCGCATCAATCATACGATCGATGTTAGGCACAGGAAaagaatccttcgggcatgccttattcaaatctttataatctacacacattctaaatttttTACCCTTTTTAGGTACAACCACTACGTTAGCTAACCAATTCGCGTATTTAGCCTCCCGGATGGATCCTATTTTTAATAACTTCGTTACCTCTTCCTTGATGAATTTATGTTTGACTTCGGCCATCGGTCTCCGCTTTTGCTTTACCGGGGTAAATTTCCGATCAAGGCTCAGCTGGTAAGTGGTGACTTCGGGTAATACATGTCATGTCTAagtgggaccatgcaaaacaattggcattagcttgaagaaatttgattaatttactcctgggctccgaggttaaccccgtgcccaggtatactaTTCTGTCTGGTAGATAGACGAACAGAATAACTTGTTCAAGCTCTTCCACCATTGATTTTGTTGCGTCCGAATCTTCGGGTAATACCAACGACCTAGGAACTCTGAAGTCGTCTTCTTCCATGTCCATCCTTCCTTTCCCTTTCAAATATGGCCGGATCCCCatcctgtgattgctatttggagTCTTCATTTCATTTGCGTCCTCAACACCCTTGGGGGCTTTCTTTGGGGTTTGAACAGCTTCTTCAACTGCGAACATCTCATTTGCCGCGGGTTTCTCTTCATGAATGATTTTTACTCCTTATAAGGTTGGGAATTTTAGCATTTGATGCAAGGTCGAAGGTACCGCCCTCATGACATGTAACCACGATCTTGCGAGTAGGGCATTATATCTCATTTCTCCGTCGATGACATAGAATTTTGTGTACTGGATTATACCAGCCGCATTCACTAGTAGTGTAATTTCACCTCTTGTAGTTTCACACGCCATATTAAACCCGTTTAGGACATGGGCTGCTGGTACAATCTGATCTAACAGTCCTAGCTTCTTCACTACCTTTCATCGGataatgttggccgagctacctagaTCAATCAAAATATGCTTCACGTGAGTTTTATTTataaggatagaaattaccaaagcatcattatggggttgaatgatgccctccgcTTCTTCGTCACTGAAGGAGATAAATCCATCTGGTACATAGTCCTTGGTTCTCTTTTCTCGAGTGATCGAGAACTTTGTCTTCTTCATCATTGGACCTCGGGGTATTTCCACTCCTCCGATGATCATGTTAATCATATGTTGAGGTTGCTCTGGTTCATTCTTCTTGCTGGGTCCCCGATTTTTGAAATGATTCTTTGCTCTCTCACTCAGTAATTTCTTGAGATGACCATTCTTTAGTAGTCATGCCACTTCACCCCTTAGCCCTTTACAATCGTCGGTTCAGTGTCCGTGAGTACCGTGATACTCGCATATCAGGTTCGAATCCCGTTGTGAGGGGACTGCTCGTAACGACCTTTGCCATCTCATTCCTTCAATGAGACCAATTGTGGCTACGATGGCTGCTGAGTTGACATTGAAGTTATAATTAGATAACCTCAGACTTTCACAGGTTTCGGTCCCCCCAACGGAGCTGTTTCTAAACTGTAAACCCTTGCTCCCCGAACCACGATCACTTCGTCAGTCATTTCTCGCTGTACTGAGACCGGGATCACTCCTTCCCTTATTCGATCTGAAGGCGGACCTTTTAGGTTGAGAATATGGATGATATCTATCCCTCGGTGGTTGGAACTTCATTTCTGCTATCCTCTTTAATCTATCCGAATTATTTATCCAATTAATCGGACCTGGTGGAAGCCCGAGTTGATCATCCTCCACTCGTATCTTGGACTCGTacctgttatggacatctgcccaagTAATAGCTTCGAACTCCAATAGGTTTTCTTTAAGCTTGAGGGAAGCGTTTGAACTTCGGGGATTAATTCCCTTCGTGAAAGCCTGAGCCGCCCACTCATCGGGAACCGGGGAAAGCAATATCCTTTCCTTCTAGAATCTTGTCACGAACTCTCTAAGTCATTCATCATCCTTTTGGAAGATCTTCATATGTCGGCCTTTCTCGCCTGCACTTTCCGGGCCCCGACATGAGCTTTTACGAAGGCATCTGCGAACAACTCGAAGGATGGAATTGAGTGCTGGGGAAGCGTGCAATACCGCTGCATGGCTCCTTTAGTCAATGTTTTAGCATTACCGAATCGATTTCATCGTCTGCCAAATCATTGCCCGTTATGGCACAGGTGTAGGCGGTTATATGTTCTTGCGGATCcgctgtcccgtcatatttcaggATATCGGGCATTTTAAACCGTTTTGGTATCAGTTTTGGAGCCGCACTCAGTGGAAAAGGCCTCCGGACAATATACTTGGCCTCCGGTCCGGTCAGAATTGGTGGTGCACCCGGAATCGGATCCACTTGGAAATTATAGTCTTCCACTATCTTTTTGTTGGAGTCGATCCGTTTAGACAGCGCCTCCAACATTCTTATCACCTCGATAGATCCATCAGGCACCAACCGCTCTCGATCGTCGCTTACCTCAATTTCCCTATGGGTTGGTGTGGGCCTTCGGTTTGGTTCCGCCTCCTTGACCTCGTTGTTGTTCCTTTGGAGTTGGGAAGTAGCCGCATGGTGTTGGTTCATGGTTACCTGCTGTTCCTGCAATAAATCATAAATCATGGGTAATTTAATCTCCTCCCCCCTTTTTTCGTTTTTCCCCTATCAGCGAGTGTATCTCTGCTGTCGTGAACGGCTACGTTCTAGTTGGCAACACTCGCATCAGTGGGAGGGTTTTCGTTcggatctgttacacctcggaaatttccccgctaACGTACAGTGAAAAATTGCAGGTTTGCactccagttggtcgtaaagtggaatacggaccgtaaagggatttacggaccgtaaactgctatcgtcctccaacctttcaaaaatttcaactttctgtcaaatggttaaatacgacccagaatacaaaccgtaaatcgaaatacggcccgtaaactgtgatcgtaaaccaccatgactctagcaaacctttctggtcgtg
Encoded proteins:
- the LOC132639490 gene encoding uncharacterized protein LOC132639490 encodes the protein MASLTWDWRNKFIDYLAEGKLPVDPKESRSLRTKVARYNLIEGKLYRRSFYGPLARCLRPGETDYAMREAHKGTCGNHFKAESLVQRLIRAGYYWDHMDEDMKTFIQKCLRKGIGKRGYQLHMGSHHMSVRHPDRDHM
- the LOC132639488 gene encoding uncharacterized protein LOC132639488, which translates into the protein MSTPYHPSANGQVESTIKTIIQNLRKRLDESKGRWKEILPEVLWAYKTTSKSSTDETPFFLVYGAEALIPIEVGEPSLRFQYAIEESNEEAIAVKIDLMEELREAALVYLAAQKQRMDRSKAQMKLGRLELDVKTRVTLFFP